One genomic window of Halobellus limi includes the following:
- a CDS encoding NAD(P)/FAD-dependent oxidoreductase, with the protein MSEDLPTEEYEVVVVGGGPAGQTAALYSTRLGHQTALVDRGGGRAAMMQEVHNLIGVREETSGNEFLGVGKEQLEEYGCDLHRDMLTSCHRTEDGSVELCGNSANYRAAYVVLATGFNDVRPDPPLPRTGRGLHYCLHCDAHMFVDESVYVMGHSESAAHVAAIMLNFTDEVDLLTRGENPEWSDETDQMLEDHPIDVVHEDVAGVQNGGDGWLKALEFDDGSIREYKGGFAMYGAEYNNGLARELGCDLNDDGTVAVDDHGQTSVGEVYAVGDLTPGHNQVPIALADGAKAGISIHFGLRDFPRDPDAVEAAGPVRSEEVPGIPDDLIEQAVDFHTYD; encoded by the coding sequence ATGTCTGAGGACCTCCCTACCGAGGAGTACGAAGTCGTCGTCGTCGGCGGTGGGCCGGCCGGACAGACCGCGGCGCTCTACAGCACCCGTCTCGGCCACCAGACGGCGCTGGTCGACCGCGGCGGCGGACGCGCCGCGATGATGCAGGAGGTGCACAACCTCATCGGCGTTCGAGAGGAGACGAGCGGGAACGAGTTCTTAGGCGTCGGCAAAGAGCAACTGGAAGAGTACGGCTGTGACCTCCACCGGGACATGCTCACCTCCTGTCACCGGACCGAGGACGGCTCGGTCGAGCTGTGCGGAAACAGCGCGAACTACCGGGCGGCGTACGTCGTGCTCGCGACCGGCTTCAACGACGTCCGGCCCGATCCGCCGCTCCCGCGGACCGGCCGCGGGCTCCACTACTGCCTCCACTGCGACGCGCACATGTTCGTCGACGAGTCGGTGTACGTGATGGGCCACTCCGAGAGCGCGGCCCACGTCGCCGCGATTATGCTGAACTTCACCGACGAGGTCGACCTCCTCACCCGCGGGGAGAACCCCGAGTGGAGCGACGAGACGGATCAGATGTTGGAGGACCACCCCATCGACGTGGTTCACGAGGACGTCGCCGGCGTTCAGAACGGCGGGGACGGCTGGTTGAAGGCCCTGGAGTTCGACGACGGATCGATCCGCGAGTACAAGGGCGGGTTCGCGATGTACGGCGCGGAGTACAACAACGGCCTCGCCCGGGAACTCGGCTGCGACCTCAACGACGACGGCACCGTCGCCGTCGACGACCACGGACAGACCTCCGTCGGGGAGGTGTACGCGGTCGGCGACCTGACGCCCGGACACAACCAGGTCCCCATCGCGCTGGCGGACGGAGCGAAGGCCGGCATCTCGATCCACTTCGGGCTCCGGGACTTCCCCCGGGACCCAGACGCCGTCGAGGCGGCGGGGCCGGTCCGCTCCGAGGAGGTCCCGGGAATCCCCGACGACCTGATCGAACAGGCGGTCGACTTCCACACCTACGACTGA
- a CDS encoding dihydrolipoyl dehydrogenase: MREFDFLVIGSGSGLDVANVAANRGQSVAVVEKGPLGGTCLNRGCIPSKHLLYHADVLETIERADEFHIDATVDGVDFADIVREVNEEVEADSESIRSGLRSSSRHELFEGEGRFVDDRTVEVSGGEDDGARLRADTVLIAAGTRPSVPPIDGIDDVDYLTSTEALQLETPPEHLVIVGGGYIAAELGHFFGAFGSEVTIVGRRPNLLPEADEEVAEAFTDRYAERFTVHTGHAATAVRAEGESVTVEARPYEYGGEGGIVDGADSVTVTGDELLVAAGRVPNTDALNLDATGVETDAAGFVETDEYLETTADDVWALGDIVGEYLLKHSANHEARAVARNVFGDEPEPVDYSAMPFAVFASPEVAGVGASESDLRAAEREYATNTYRYGDTARGDAMKAEGFVKVLIDLEGEILGCHIVGPEASSLIQEVVVAMKSGSGTVRDVREAVHIHPALPEVVQRAFSGQFTRGGGGHQHHH; encoded by the coding sequence ATGCGAGAGTTCGACTTCCTGGTCATCGGTTCCGGTTCCGGACTCGACGTGGCGAACGTCGCGGCCAACCGGGGACAGTCCGTCGCCGTCGTCGAGAAGGGGCCGCTCGGCGGGACGTGTCTCAACCGGGGATGCATCCCCTCGAAGCACCTGTTGTACCACGCGGACGTCCTCGAGACGATCGAGCGCGCCGACGAGTTCCACATCGACGCGACCGTCGACGGCGTCGACTTCGCCGACATCGTCCGCGAGGTGAACGAGGAGGTCGAGGCCGACTCCGAGTCCATCCGCAGCGGCCTGCGCTCGTCGTCGCGCCACGAACTGTTCGAGGGGGAGGGTCGGTTCGTCGACGACCGGACCGTCGAGGTGTCGGGCGGGGAGGACGACGGGGCGCGCCTCCGCGCGGACACCGTCCTGATCGCCGCCGGGACCCGTCCGTCGGTGCCGCCGATCGACGGCATCGACGACGTGGACTACCTGACGAGCACCGAGGCGCTGCAACTGGAGACGCCGCCGGAGCACCTGGTGATCGTCGGCGGCGGGTACATCGCGGCCGAACTCGGGCACTTCTTCGGGGCGTTCGGGAGCGAGGTGACGATCGTCGGCCGGCGTCCGAACCTCCTTCCCGAGGCCGACGAGGAGGTCGCCGAGGCGTTCACCGACCGCTACGCCGAGCGGTTCACCGTGCACACGGGCCACGCCGCCACCGCCGTCCGGGCGGAGGGCGAGTCGGTGACCGTGGAGGCGCGGCCGTACGAGTACGGCGGCGAGGGCGGCATCGTCGACGGCGCCGATTCCGTGACGGTGACCGGCGACGAACTGCTCGTCGCCGCGGGGCGGGTGCCCAACACCGACGCGCTGAACCTCGACGCGACCGGCGTCGAGACGGACGCGGCGGGGTTCGTCGAGACCGACGAGTACCTGGAGACGACCGCCGACGACGTGTGGGCCCTCGGCGACATCGTCGGCGAGTACCTGCTGAAACACAGCGCCAACCACGAGGCGCGGGCCGTCGCGCGGAACGTCTTCGGCGACGAGCCGGAACCGGTCGATTACAGCGCGATGCCGTTCGCCGTCTTCGCCTCGCCGGAGGTCGCGGGCGTCGGCGCCTCGGAGAGCGACCTCCGCGCCGCCGAGCGCGAGTACGCGACGAACACCTACCGCTACGGGGACACCGCCCGCGGCGACGCGATGAAGGCCGAGGGGTTCGTGAAGGTGCTGATCGACCTTGAAGGGGAGATCCTGGGCTGTCACATCGTCGGGCCGGAGGCGTCGTCGCTGATCCAGGAGGTCGTCGTCGCGATGAAGTCCGGATCGGGGACCGTTCGGGACGTCCGCGAGGCCGTTCACATCCACCCGGCGCTGCCGGAAGTCGTCCAGCGGGCCTTCTCCGGGCAGTTCACTCGCGGTGGCGGCGGACACCAACACCACCACTGA
- a CDS encoding DsrE family protein: MTKAAIVILAGTDGHANVGRVVNGLETAKEFAETDGDEVELIFDGAGTQWIPELEDEDSDYHELYQAVRENASACDFCSGAFGVADAVADAGVVTLDDHEGHPSIRSLVDDDYEIITF, from the coding sequence ATGACGAAAGCAGCCATCGTAATTCTGGCAGGAACGGACGGACACGCGAACGTCGGCCGAGTCGTGAACGGACTCGAAACGGCCAAGGAGTTCGCCGAGACAGACGGCGACGAGGTCGAACTCATCTTCGACGGCGCGGGGACCCAGTGGATCCCGGAACTCGAAGACGAGGACAGCGACTACCACGAACTCTACCAGGCCGTCCGCGAGAACGCCTCGGCCTGCGACTTCTGTTCGGGCGCGTTCGGCGTCGCCGACGCCGTCGCCGACGCCGGCGTCGTGACGCTCGACGACCACGAGGGGCACCCGAGCATCCGCTCGCTGGTCGACGACGACTACGAGATCATCACGTTCTAA
- a CDS encoding sulfite exporter TauE/SafE family protein: protein MTPTLTLTLVAAVTLVVVVAGATNGLAGFGFAVVGTMALATVIDPATAVVFMIVPILAVNVSLVRDLSSEELRTCSRRFWPLIAAALVGTVVGMAALDSVPEAPLRVGLGLLSLGFVLTAQRRFPLPPWLAVGDSDAGRTPLSMAGVGAVSGLLFGGTNVGVQLIAYLRSFDLSHGLFVGVVALVFLGLNGIRVILAAALGLYPSATVAGASVVAVVPAVAGVAIGKRLRSAVGERPRRVLVLGLLTLVGVRLVTGGLGIA, encoded by the coding sequence ATGACGCCGACACTCACGTTGACGCTAGTCGCGGCGGTGACGCTCGTCGTTGTCGTCGCCGGCGCCACGAACGGCCTCGCCGGGTTCGGGTTCGCCGTCGTCGGGACGATGGCGCTCGCGACCGTGATCGACCCGGCGACGGCCGTCGTGTTCATGATCGTCCCGATCCTCGCGGTGAACGTCTCACTGGTGCGCGACCTCTCGTCCGAGGAGCTACGCACCTGCAGCCGACGCTTCTGGCCGCTGATCGCCGCCGCGCTGGTGGGCACCGTGGTCGGGATGGCCGCCCTCGACAGCGTGCCCGAGGCGCCGCTCAGAGTCGGTCTCGGGCTCCTCTCGCTCGGGTTCGTGCTCACCGCGCAGCGGCGGTTCCCGCTCCCACCGTGGCTGGCCGTCGGCGACAGCGACGCCGGACGGACGCCGCTTTCGATGGCCGGCGTCGGCGCCGTTTCGGGCCTCCTGTTCGGCGGCACCAACGTCGGCGTGCAGCTGATCGCGTACCTCCGGAGCTTCGATCTCTCCCACGGGCTGTTCGTCGGCGTCGTCGCGTTGGTGTTCCTGGGTCTGAACGGGATCCGGGTGATTCTCGCGGCTGCCCTCGGCCTCTATCCGAGTGCGACCGTGGCCGGGGCCTCGGTCGTCGCGGTCGTGCCTGCCGTCGCCGGCGTCGCCATCGGCAAGCGCCTCCGCTCCGCGGTCGGCGAGCGGCCTCGACGGGTCCTGGTCCTCGGCCTCCTGACTCTCGTGGGCGTCCGACTGGTGACCGGCGGACTCGGCATCGCGTGA
- a CDS encoding ASCH domain-containing protein, translating to MSEIDARELLPNDRVQQSVRDGDITQLTRGASNRYASEGDTFEIDGETFVVTSVERRTLGEFTDADAQREGSESLAAYKERMKRVHPGSFEWDDSDEVLTYRFERRE from the coding sequence ATGTCGGAAATCGACGCCAGAGAGCTTCTGCCCAACGACCGCGTACAGCAGTCGGTCCGCGACGGGGACATCACGCAGTTGACCCGCGGCGCGAGCAACCGCTACGCCAGCGAGGGAGACACCTTCGAGATCGATGGCGAGACGTTCGTGGTGACGAGCGTCGAACGCCGAACGCTCGGTGAGTTCACCGACGCCGACGCACAGCGGGAGGGATCGGAGTCGCTGGCGGCGTACAAAGAACGGATGAAGCGGGTCCATCCCGGTAGCTTCGAGTGGGACGACAGCGACGAGGTCCTGACCTACCGGTTCGAGCGCCGGGAGTGA
- a CDS encoding alpha/beta fold hydrolase gives MATQKSRSSRPGTTRGDEAVRTVRSATAGELAYTEYGPASGTPVVWFHGTPGSRRLGSLFEAAATDCGVRLLAFDRPGYGRSPPWPSRTVRDGAQCAAAVLDDADVDSAGAVAFSGGAPYALAAAATRSDRIDRVDLVSGAVPPEMTEEPPAIQRLLRGMAAATPRLLRGLFRGQAWLARHREPSFVVSQYTAGDATEGIPERAAEVVRADFVEALSRSRRGVVTEFRHAGGDWNVPFDEIDADVCLWHGALDTNVPIAGARRLESALPTATLRVLDDADHLRTLLESVPEILAGYD, from the coding sequence ATGGCGACGCAGAAATCACGGTCGTCGCGACCGGGGACGACCCGCGGCGACGAAGCGGTCCGGACCGTTCGGTCGGCGACCGCCGGCGAACTCGCCTACACCGAATACGGCCCGGCGAGCGGGACGCCCGTGGTCTGGTTTCACGGCACACCGGGGTCCCGCCGTCTCGGGAGCCTGTTCGAGGCCGCCGCGACGGACTGCGGCGTTCGCTTGCTCGCATTCGATCGCCCGGGATACGGTCGGTCCCCGCCCTGGCCGAGTCGGACCGTCCGGGACGGAGCGCAGTGCGCCGCAGCCGTCCTCGACGATGCGGACGTCGACAGCGCCGGGGCGGTCGCGTTCTCGGGCGGTGCCCCGTACGCGCTCGCGGCGGCCGCGACGCGGTCGGACAGGATCGACCGCGTCGACCTCGTCAGCGGCGCGGTGCCTCCCGAGATGACCGAGGAACCGCCCGCGATACAGCGGCTCCTCCGCGGGATGGCGGCGGCGACGCCGCGCCTACTCCGCGGGCTCTTCCGCGGCCAGGCGTGGCTCGCGCGGCACCGGGAGCCGTCGTTCGTCGTCTCCCAGTATACGGCGGGCGACGCGACGGAGGGGATCCCGGAGCGTGCGGCCGAGGTCGTGCGGGCGGACTTCGTCGAGGCGCTCTCTCGGTCCCGCCGCGGCGTGGTGACCGAGTTCCGGCACGCTGGGGGCGACTGGAACGTCCCGTTCGACGAGATCGACGCAGACGTGTGCCTCTGGCACGGCGCGCTGGACACGAACGTGCCGATCGCTGGCGCTCGGCGCCTCGAGTCGGCCCTCCCGACCGCCACGTTACGCGTCCTCGACGACGCCGATCACCTCCGAACGCTGTTGGAGAGCGTCCCAGAGATCCTGGCGGGCTACGACTGA
- a CDS encoding helix-turn-helix domain-containing protein — MKRVQFTATYPAEFVHPLHRGVIERESISRAELLTWSPTAEATALLWFDGPPNAAAAALRAIDSLLVYDLVEGPDGTYAFLRQDEFELAAELLELIADAEVVFVPPVVFLDTGAVRFEAVGEATALSAFYELLSDLGETTIDRVHAFERTRSASRLTDRQRAALDAAVEVGYYDVPRDGAIADVAATLDCSTSTAGELVRKAEAAVIRDYTETGDHRRGGRRCFRHRSLGPRSYKQAR; from the coding sequence ATGAAACGCGTCCAGTTCACGGCGACCTATCCCGCGGAGTTCGTTCACCCGCTTCACCGCGGGGTCATCGAACGCGAATCCATCAGCCGAGCCGAGTTGTTGACGTGGAGTCCAACGGCGGAGGCGACGGCGTTGCTCTGGTTCGACGGCCCTCCGAACGCCGCGGCAGCGGCCCTCCGAGCTATCGACTCGCTTCTCGTCTACGACCTCGTCGAGGGTCCCGACGGGACGTACGCGTTCCTCCGGCAGGACGAGTTCGAGCTTGCGGCGGAGTTGCTGGAGCTGATCGCGGACGCGGAGGTCGTCTTCGTGCCCCCCGTGGTCTTTCTCGATACCGGAGCGGTCCGGTTCGAGGCCGTCGGCGAGGCCACGGCGCTCAGTGCGTTCTACGAGCTGCTCTCGGACCTCGGTGAGACGACGATCGATCGGGTTCACGCGTTCGAACGGACGCGGTCGGCGTCACGGCTCACCGACCGACAGCGGGCCGCGTTGGACGCAGCCGTGGAGGTGGGGTACTACGACGTGCCCCGGGACGGCGCCATCGCCGACGTCGCAGCGACGCTCGACTGTTCGACGAGCACGGCCGGCGAGTTGGTTCGGAAGGCCGAGGCCGCGGTGATCCGCGACTACACCGAGACGGGTGACCACCGCCGCGGCGGGCGACGGTGTTTCCGTCATCGGTCCCTCGGACCTCGAAGCTACAAACAGGCGAGGTGA